In SAR324 cluster bacterium, the sequence AGAATTGGCGGCCAGTGCTCGAAAGGTAGGCTGTCAAGTGACCGTTTTGGAGATTGCACCAAGAATCCTTGGACGTGCTGTACCGGCTGAGGTAGCGGAGGTCGTTGCCTCTGAACACAAGCAGCAGGGTGTAGAGATTCGATGTGATGTCAAACTGGATCAGATCCAAGCTTTGAAAAGCGGCTACACCATTGAATTGAAGAATGTTGAGTCCATTTCAGGTGATCTGGTCGTAGCAGGTATTAGTGCTGTCCCTGAAGTTGCTTTGGCAGAAGCAGCGGGCTTGGATATAGAGAACGGGGTTTCTGTCAATGCTTTCCAGCAGACCTCAGATCCAGATATTTATGCGGTAGGTGATTGTTGCTCCTTTCCTCATCCTCTGTATGAGCAGCAGCGTATGAGTCTGGAGATGTGGCGTTGCGCCCGAGATCAAGCAGAGTGCGCTGTGCAGAATCTTTTGGGGGAAACTAAGGAATTCAGCGCTGTCCCATGGTTCTGGAGTGATCAGTTTGAACTCAGTTTGCAGGTGGCATGGCTCCCTTCTTTTGCAAAGCGAGTCATCCCACGAACCCGGCTGGATGGAGTAACGATCTATTTCGGGTTGAATGATCAGGAAAAGTTGGTTTCGGCGGCTGGAGTAGGAGCTGGCAACAGTGTCACCAAAGATATTCGTCTAGCCGAAATGTTGATTGCTACCCAAAAAACGATGAATCCAGCTGAACTCTCCGATCCCAATCTGAATCTCAAGAAGCTCTTGAAGAGCTGACCCGCAAACTCCACCCATCTCCTTAAATCTTTAAATGACTCAGGTCGTTTTCCTCTCTCATGGGGGAGGCCCACTACCCTTGCTGAGCGACCCCAATCATGTAGAGTTGATTCAGCATCTGCGGCAGCTCTCTCAGGACATGGAAGCACCTAAACAAATTCTGGTCATCAGCGCCCACTGGGAGGCCAGTGTGATCCAGATTATGCATCACTCCAATCCCCCACTGCTTTACGACTACAAAGCTCTGTT encodes:
- a CDS encoding FAD-dependent oxidoreductase; translation: MESLTIIGASEADTRTALHLQERGWDGEIVLIGQEPHTPYEHPPLSKAVLTEGNSPPLLSSAEQLQELQIRFLQGSQVAEIDRQSHRLRLQNNEFLPYDKLLLATGASARRLTCTGSEHTLVLRNLDETLAFRSLLATGKHLILIGAGFIGLELAASARKVGCQVTVLEIAPRILGRAVPAEVAEVVASEHKQQGVEIRCDVKLDQIQALKSGYTIELKNVESISGDLVVAGISAVPEVALAEAAGLDIENGVSVNAFQQTSDPDIYAVGDCCSFPHPLYEQQRMSLEMWRCARDQAECAVQNLLGETKEFSAVPWFWSDQFELSLQVAWLPSFAKRVIPRTRLDGVTIYFGLNDQEKLVSAAGVGAGNSVTKDIRLAEMLIATQKTMNPAELSDPNLNLKKLLKS
- a CDS encoding dioxygenase, which gives rise to MTQVVFLSHGGGPLPLLSDPNHVELIQHLRQLSQDMEAPKQILVISAHWEASVIQIMHHSNPPLLYDYKAL